In the genome of Burkholderia diffusa, one region contains:
- a CDS encoding quinone oxidoreductase family protein, whose protein sequence is MKAAVVTGVGERPAYLTFDAPRATAGHRVIQVTASALSRLAQGRAAGTHYSAGAGYPFVAGVDGVGYGDDGQRVYFFGAPAPFGAMAECTIVPDAQCVPLPDDLDDVTAAAIAIPGMSSWAALTERARLVAGETVLVNGATGTSGRLAVRIAKHLGAAKVIATGRNAAALHALLNAGADAVVSLQQDDAHLARMLEPHFREGVDVVLDYLWGASAQALLVAGAKATRAGRRLRFVQIGSIGGADVVLPGAVLRATAIELMGSGLGSVSLPRLLASVRGVFGAIRPAGLAIATRIVPLSAVGEHWGDADSSVRPVFTMRGE, encoded by the coding sequence ATGAAAGCAGCAGTCGTGACGGGCGTTGGCGAGCGTCCCGCATACCTGACGTTCGACGCGCCGCGCGCGACGGCCGGCCATCGGGTGATCCAGGTGACGGCATCCGCGCTGAGCCGACTCGCTCAGGGGCGCGCGGCGGGCACGCATTATTCGGCTGGCGCAGGTTATCCGTTCGTCGCCGGCGTGGACGGTGTCGGGTACGGCGACGACGGTCAGCGCGTGTACTTCTTCGGTGCGCCGGCGCCGTTCGGCGCAATGGCGGAGTGCACGATCGTGCCCGACGCGCAGTGCGTGCCGTTGCCGGACGACCTCGACGACGTCACGGCCGCGGCGATCGCGATTCCGGGCATGTCATCGTGGGCGGCGCTGACCGAACGCGCGCGGCTCGTGGCGGGCGAGACGGTGCTCGTCAACGGCGCGACGGGCACGTCCGGGCGGCTGGCCGTGCGGATCGCGAAGCATCTCGGCGCGGCCAAGGTAATCGCGACGGGCCGCAACGCGGCCGCGCTGCACGCGTTGCTGAATGCCGGCGCGGACGCCGTCGTGTCGCTGCAGCAGGACGATGCGCATCTGGCGCGGATGCTCGAACCGCATTTCCGCGAGGGCGTGGATGTCGTACTCGATTATTTGTGGGGTGCCAGCGCGCAGGCGCTGCTGGTTGCCGGCGCGAAGGCGACCCGCGCCGGCCGCCGGCTGCGCTTCGTGCAGATCGGCTCGATCGGCGGCGCGGACGTGGTGTTGCCCGGTGCCGTACTGCGCGCCACCGCGATCGAGCTGATGGGTAGCGGGCTCGGCAGCGTGTCGCTGCCGCGTTTGCTCGCGTCGGTACGTGGCGTGTTCGGCGCGATCCGGCCGGCGGGTCTCGCGATCGCCACGCGTATCGTGCCGCTTTCGGCGGTTGGCGAACACTGGGGCGATGCGGACAGTTCGGTGCGTCCGGTGTTCACGATGCGCGGCGAGTGA
- a CDS encoding ABC transporter permease — MLSTSTRGTAPAVPPTTGPGSAIPALPANGLQPLAGMLRWIVIAVLTVAVALPLGFILFQSLLSAPFFDANKTLGIEGFRFIFTDPDFWSAVKNSFIIAGGMLFISIPLGGILAFLMVRTDLPGRRWLEPLLLTPVFVSPMVLAFGYVVAAGPVGFYSVWFKELFGVQNVPWNVYSIFAITVIVGLTHVPHVYLYSSAALRNLGSDVEEAARVTGARPFRVALDVSLPMTMPALLFAGVLVFFLGFEVFGLPLVLGDPEGHLVLATYLYKLTNKLGVPSYHLMAAVAVCIVAITFPLVLLQRRLLKTANRFVTVKGKAGRATVLPLGAWRWVALAIVALWLMLTVIVPISGIVLRAFVTNWGEGVALAEVLTLSNFIELFEQDNLVRAIINTLGIGVIGGALAIGFYSLVAFAGHRRHDWATKLLDYLVLLPRAVPGLLAGLAFLWIFLFVPGLRELKNSMWSIWIAYTVVWLAYGMRLIQSALLQVGPELEEAGRSVGATRSRVSLDVTLPLVRFGLLAAWLLIFMIFEREYSTAVYLLSPGTEVIGALLVSLWATGAVDQVAALSVINIAMVGAGLGVALRFGVKLHG, encoded by the coding sequence ATGCTTTCAACCAGCACACGCGGAACGGCGCCGGCCGTCCCGCCCACCACCGGCCCGGGCAGCGCGATTCCCGCGCTGCCGGCCAACGGCCTGCAGCCGCTCGCCGGCATGCTGCGCTGGATCGTCATCGCGGTGCTCACCGTCGCGGTCGCACTGCCGCTCGGCTTCATCCTGTTCCAGAGCCTGCTGTCCGCGCCGTTCTTCGACGCGAACAAGACGCTCGGCATCGAAGGCTTCCGCTTCATCTTCACCGACCCGGACTTCTGGTCGGCCGTGAAGAACTCGTTCATCATCGCCGGCGGGATGCTGTTCATCTCGATCCCGCTCGGCGGCATTCTCGCGTTCCTGATGGTCCGCACCGACTTGCCCGGCCGCCGCTGGCTCGAACCGTTGCTGCTCACGCCGGTGTTCGTGTCGCCGATGGTGCTCGCGTTCGGCTACGTGGTCGCGGCCGGCCCGGTCGGCTTCTACTCCGTGTGGTTCAAGGAACTGTTCGGGGTGCAGAACGTGCCGTGGAACGTCTATTCGATCTTCGCGATCACGGTGATCGTCGGCCTCACGCACGTACCGCACGTGTACCTGTACTCGTCGGCCGCGCTGCGCAACCTCGGCTCGGACGTCGAGGAAGCCGCGCGCGTGACGGGCGCCCGCCCGTTCCGCGTCGCGCTCGACGTGAGCCTGCCGATGACCATGCCCGCGCTGCTGTTCGCAGGCGTGCTCGTGTTCTTCCTCGGTTTCGAGGTGTTCGGGCTACCGCTCGTGCTAGGCGATCCGGAAGGCCATCTCGTGCTCGCCACCTACCTGTACAAGCTGACCAACAAGCTCGGCGTGCCGTCGTATCACCTGATGGCCGCGGTCGCGGTGTGCATCGTCGCGATCACCTTCCCGCTCGTGCTGCTGCAGCGCCGCCTACTGAAGACCGCGAACCGCTTCGTCACGGTGAAGGGAAAGGCCGGTCGCGCGACGGTGCTGCCGCTCGGCGCATGGCGCTGGGTCGCGCTCGCGATCGTCGCGCTGTGGCTGATGCTGACGGTGATCGTGCCGATTTCCGGCATCGTGCTGCGTGCATTCGTGACGAACTGGGGCGAAGGTGTCGCGCTCGCCGAAGTGCTGACGCTGTCGAACTTCATCGAGCTGTTCGAGCAGGACAATCTCGTGCGCGCAATCATCAACACGCTCGGCATCGGCGTGATCGGCGGCGCGCTCGCGATCGGCTTCTACTCGCTCGTCGCGTTCGCCGGCCACCGACGCCACGACTGGGCGACGAAACTGCTCGACTACCTCGTGCTGCTGCCGCGCGCGGTACCCGGCCTGCTCGCCGGTCTCGCATTCCTGTGGATCTTCCTGTTCGTCCCCGGCTTGCGCGAGCTGAAGAACTCGATGTGGAGCATCTGGATCGCGTACACGGTCGTGTGGCTCGCATACGGGATGCGGCTCATTCAGAGCGCGCTGCTGCAGGTCGGCCCCGAACTCGAGGAAGCCGGCCGCAGCGTCGGCGCGACGCGCAGCCGCGTGTCGCTCGACGTGACGCTGCCGCTCGTGCGCTTCGGCCTGCTCGCCGCGTGGCTCCTGATCTTCATGATCTTCGAGCGCGAATACTCGACCGCCGTCTACCTGCTGTCGCCCGGCACCGAAGTGATCGGCGCGCTGCTCGTGTCGCTGTGGGCGACCGGCGCCGTCGACCAGGTTGCCGCGCTCTCTGTCATCAACATCGCGATGGTCGGCGCCGGTCTCGGCGTGGCCCTGCGCTTCGGAGTGAAACTTCATGGATAA
- a CDS encoding porin, with the protein MKFRAAVLTSSAAAACIAAPAVHAQSSVTMYGIMDAGIEYTNHAAPEGGSSVKLKSGNKNTSRWGLRGVEDLGGGLKAVFRLESGIDLANGAFDDGPDSIFARRATVGLKGKWGELTLGRNYTVTYDYMLPFDPMGYAQNYSWATSSMATGGRKDGMFTRSSNAVRYDGEFSGVKFGAMYGFGNVPGSVKTSSKYDFALGYETGPFAAVLTFDRQNGAADSVTPADTVNYIQGIHAGLSYDFGNLKTMAGYRNYKRTFRTTAANQLSDTYWVGGSYQFTPAFSLIAAVYHQNVKGGSDADPTLVSMRANYALSKRTVLYAAGAFAIAKHDQKVGVSRDFAGYGTTQVGVTAGIQQRF; encoded by the coding sequence ATGAAATTTCGCGCAGCAGTCCTCACCAGCTCGGCCGCCGCGGCATGCATCGCGGCCCCTGCCGTGCACGCGCAGTCGTCGGTCACGATGTACGGGATCATGGATGCCGGCATCGAATACACGAACCATGCGGCGCCGGAGGGCGGCAGTTCCGTCAAGCTGAAGTCGGGCAACAAGAACACGTCGCGCTGGGGCTTGCGTGGCGTCGAGGATCTCGGCGGCGGGCTGAAGGCCGTGTTCCGCCTCGAAAGCGGCATCGATCTCGCGAACGGCGCGTTCGACGACGGCCCCGACTCGATCTTCGCGCGCCGCGCGACGGTCGGCCTGAAAGGCAAATGGGGCGAGCTGACGCTCGGCCGCAACTACACAGTCACGTACGACTACATGCTGCCGTTCGATCCGATGGGTTACGCGCAAAACTACTCGTGGGCGACATCGTCGATGGCAACGGGCGGCCGCAAGGACGGCATGTTTACGCGCTCGTCGAACGCGGTGCGCTACGACGGGGAATTCAGCGGCGTGAAGTTCGGTGCGATGTACGGCTTCGGCAACGTGCCGGGCAGCGTGAAGACCAGCTCGAAATACGACTTCGCGCTCGGTTACGAGACCGGCCCGTTCGCGGCGGTGCTCACGTTCGACCGGCAGAACGGCGCGGCCGACAGCGTCACGCCGGCCGATACCGTCAACTACATCCAGGGCATCCACGCGGGCTTGAGCTACGACTTCGGCAACCTGAAGACGATGGCCGGCTATCGCAACTACAAGCGCACGTTCCGCACCACGGCGGCGAACCAGTTGAGCGACACGTACTGGGTCGGCGGGTCGTACCAGTTCACGCCGGCGTTCTCGCTGATCGCCGCTGTCTATCACCAGAACGTCAAGGGCGGCAGCGATGCCGATCCGACGTTGGTGTCGATGCGCGCGAACTACGCGCTGTCGAAGCGCACGGTGCTGTACGCGGCCGGCGCGTTCGCGATCGCGAAGCATGACCAGAAGGTCGGCGTGTCGCGGGATTTCGCCGGGTATGGCACCACGCAGGTCGGGGTGACGGCAGGGATTCAGCAGCGGTTCTGA
- a CDS encoding response regulator, translated as MRVLLVEDNPNLAQSLNDALSAARFAVDHMADGEAADHVLRTQDYALVILDLGLPKLDGLEVLRRLRARRNPVPVLILTAHGSVEDRVKGLDLGADDYLAKPFELTELEARARALIRRSHGHEHSRVECGPLSYDSIDRSFHLAGEALPLTPRERSVLEVLILRNGRAINKETLSEKIFGLDESVNADAIEIYVYRLRKKLENTGVAIVTLRGLGYLLEAKAAG; from the coding sequence ATGCGTGTGCTGCTCGTCGAAGACAACCCGAACCTGGCGCAGTCGCTGAACGACGCGCTGAGCGCCGCGCGTTTCGCGGTCGATCACATGGCGGACGGGGAGGCGGCGGACCACGTGCTGCGCACGCAGGACTACGCGCTGGTGATCCTCGATCTCGGGCTGCCGAAGCTCGACGGGCTCGAGGTGCTGCGTCGGTTGCGCGCGCGCCGCAATCCGGTGCCGGTGCTGATCCTCACCGCGCACGGCTCGGTCGAGGACCGCGTGAAAGGCCTCGATCTCGGCGCCGACGACTATCTCGCGAAGCCGTTCGAGCTGACCGAACTGGAGGCGCGCGCCCGCGCGCTGATCCGACGCAGCCACGGCCACGAGCATTCGCGGGTCGAATGCGGGCCGCTTTCGTATGACAGTATCGACCGCAGCTTCCACCTCGCCGGCGAAGCGCTGCCGCTTACGCCGCGCGAGCGCTCGGTGCTGGAGGTGCTGATCCTGCGCAACGGCCGCGCGATCAACAAGGAGACGCTCTCGGAGAAGATCTTCGGGCTCGACGAGTCGGTCAACGCGGACGCGATCGAGATCTACGTATATCGGCTGCGCAAGAAACTGGAGAACACCGGCGTCGCGATCGTCACGCTGCGCGGGCTCGGCTATCTGCTCGAAGCGAAGGCCGCCGGATGA
- a CDS encoding ABC transporter ATP-binding protein, whose amino-acid sequence MDKLIVDDLHLSYGANPILKGVSFELKAGEVVCLLGASGSGKTTLLRAVAGLEQPSDGRIQLDDRVFFDGVRHVDLPVEQRSLGLVFQSYALWPHRTVADNVGYGLKLRRVAPAEQKRRVQTALDQLGLGHLAERFPHQLSGGQQQRVAIARALVYNPPVILLDEPLSNLDAKLREEARAWLRELIVSLGLSALCVTHDQTEAMAMSDRILLLRNGRIEQEGTPAELYGAPRSLYTAEFMGSNNRIDARVAAVDGERVTLAGDGWELQALARDTFAPGQDAQAVIRLERVQVADGPGANRLQADLVTSMYLGDRWEYLFHCGEMRLRAFGHVPRAAGKHWIEFPTNDCWAFAKAG is encoded by the coding sequence ATGGATAAGCTCATCGTCGACGACCTGCATCTCAGCTATGGCGCGAACCCGATCCTCAAGGGCGTGTCGTTCGAACTGAAGGCCGGCGAAGTCGTGTGCCTGCTCGGCGCATCGGGCAGCGGCAAGACCACGCTGCTGCGCGCGGTGGCCGGCCTCGAACAGCCGTCCGACGGACGCATCCAGCTCGACGACCGCGTGTTCTTCGACGGCGTCCGGCACGTCGACCTGCCGGTCGAACAGCGCTCCCTCGGCCTCGTGTTCCAGTCGTACGCGCTGTGGCCGCACCGCACCGTCGCCGACAACGTCGGCTATGGGCTGAAGCTGCGCCGCGTCGCGCCTGCCGAGCAGAAGCGCCGCGTGCAGACCGCACTCGACCAGCTCGGCCTCGGCCATCTCGCCGAACGCTTTCCGCATCAGCTGTCGGGCGGCCAGCAGCAGCGCGTCGCGATCGCCCGCGCGCTCGTCTACAACCCGCCGGTGATCCTGCTCGACGAGCCGCTGTCGAACCTCGATGCGAAGCTGCGCGAGGAAGCGCGTGCTTGGCTGCGCGAGCTGATCGTGTCGCTCGGGCTGTCGGCGCTGTGCGTGACGCACGACCAGACCGAAGCGATGGCGATGTCCGATCGCATCCTGCTGTTGCGCAACGGCCGCATCGAACAGGAAGGCACACCCGCCGAGCTGTATGGCGCACCGCGCTCGCTGTATACGGCCGAGTTCATGGGCAGCAACAACCGCATCGACGCGCGCGTCGCGGCCGTCGACGGCGAACGCGTGACGCTCGCCGGCGACGGCTGGGAGCTGCAGGCGCTGGCCCGCGACACGTTCGCACCGGGCCAGGACGCGCAGGCCGTGATACGCCTCGAACGCGTGCAGGTCGCCGACGGCCCGGGCGCGAACCGGCTGCAAGCCGATCTCGTCACGTCGATGTATCTCGGCGATCGCTGGGAATACCTGTTCCATTGCGGCGAGATGCGCCTGCGCGCGTTCGGCCACGTGCCGCGCGCGGCCGGCAAGCACTGGATCGAATTCCCGACCAACGACTGCTGGGCGTTCGCGAAAGCGGGCTGA
- a CDS encoding ABC transporter substrate-binding protein yields MNPTRRHFLAQASALATTLAVAPIALHAQSGARPLLRAGDQKGGLRALLEAAGELNGLAYDIAWTEFPAAAPLAEALNAAAVDCGPIGDAPVIFALASGARIKVIGANRSDPYGTAVLVRPDAPLKDAADLKGARIGTTRGSIGHFVTLKALDAAGLPPDAVSFRFLPPADTMLALATGSIDAWATWEPYTALAETSGRARVLVNGRGLWSGLSYVAATDAALASKRDVLRDFLQRVVRAQAWSYRHVDAYSAALARIVGIPPAAARLQFERRNTRWQPIDATMIAAQQRTADFYLKAGLLRRPLDVRTTFDLGFPLA; encoded by the coding sequence ATGAATCCGACCCGACGCCACTTCCTCGCGCAAGCGAGCGCCCTCGCCACCACCCTAGCCGTCGCGCCGATCGCATTGCACGCGCAATCGGGTGCGCGGCCGCTGCTGCGTGCTGGCGATCAGAAAGGCGGGCTGCGCGCGCTGCTCGAAGCGGCCGGCGAACTGAACGGCCTCGCGTACGACATCGCATGGACCGAATTCCCGGCCGCCGCGCCGCTGGCCGAAGCGCTGAATGCGGCGGCCGTCGACTGCGGACCGATCGGCGACGCGCCGGTGATATTCGCGCTCGCATCGGGCGCGCGCATCAAGGTGATCGGCGCGAACCGGTCCGACCCGTACGGCACCGCCGTGCTCGTGCGACCCGACGCGCCGCTGAAGGACGCCGCCGACCTGAAAGGCGCGCGCATCGGCACCACGCGCGGCTCGATCGGCCATTTCGTCACGCTGAAGGCGCTCGACGCCGCGGGCCTGCCGCCCGACGCCGTATCGTTCCGCTTCCTGCCGCCGGCCGACACGATGCTTGCGCTCGCAACCGGTTCGATCGACGCGTGGGCGACGTGGGAACCCTATACCGCGCTCGCCGAAACGAGCGGCCGCGCACGCGTGCTCGTCAACGGCCGCGGTCTGTGGTCGGGCCTGAGCTACGTCGCGGCGACCGACGCGGCGCTCGCATCGAAGCGGGACGTGCTGCGCGACTTCCTGCAACGCGTCGTGCGCGCGCAGGCCTGGTCGTACCGGCACGTCGACGCGTACTCCGCGGCGCTCGCGCGCATCGTCGGCATCCCGCCGGCGGCCGCCAGGCTGCAATTCGAGCGCCGCAACACGCGCTGGCAGCCGATCGACGCGACGATGATCGCCGCGCAACAACGCACGGCCGACTTCTACCTGAAGGCCGGGCTGCTGCGCCGGCCGCTCGACGTGCGCACGACCTTCGACCTTGGCTTTCCGCTGGCGTGA
- a CDS encoding sensor histidine kinase N-terminal domain-containing protein: protein MIRRPNLRTQVALWLLLPLLGLLALDSWLTYQRAMSAAHVAFDRTLSSSLKSIREGVRLNDGEIEVDLPYLALEMFESGDGGKIYYLIREDNGHTITGYPDLPLPPGDGTLFVTRYYNVVYRGEQLRMAALRVPVHDVPTAQTRIVWVMVGETIEGRQALAREILMGSLLQEGLLVVLALGIVWLGVGRGLRPLNRLSAKVAARTDADPTPLDTGGMPSELAPLVESINQYIGRTQQMQVARRRFFADAAHQLKTPLAAVQAGVELALRPDEQPRVNVHLRRVNGAVRQAAKIVQQLLSLSRLDSDSGQAVAQQPVALHRLARSVTLDWSPVARARDIDLGFEHEADVDVLGQPDLLGEMIGNLIDNAIRYSGDRAVITVHVSRDGEHARLDVIDNGPGIPVAERDAVFERFHRGSKTQTVEGTGLGLSIVREIARVHQGSVTLADAAGGGLVVTVMLPAVRAAQ, encoded by the coding sequence ATGATCCGCCGTCCGAACCTGCGCACGCAAGTCGCGCTGTGGCTGCTGCTGCCGCTGCTCGGGCTGCTCGCGCTCGACTCGTGGCTCACGTACCAGCGCGCGATGAGCGCCGCGCACGTCGCGTTCGACCGCACGCTGTCGTCGTCGCTGAAGTCGATCCGCGAAGGCGTGCGGCTCAACGACGGTGAAATCGAGGTCGACCTGCCGTATCTCGCGCTCGAGATGTTCGAATCGGGTGACGGCGGCAAGATCTACTACCTGATCCGCGAGGACAACGGCCACACGATCACGGGCTATCCGGACCTGCCGCTGCCGCCGGGCGACGGCACGCTGTTCGTCACGCGCTACTACAACGTCGTCTATCGCGGCGAGCAGTTGCGCATGGCCGCGTTGCGCGTGCCGGTGCACGACGTGCCGACCGCGCAGACGCGCATCGTGTGGGTGATGGTCGGCGAGACGATCGAGGGACGCCAGGCGCTCGCGCGCGAAATCCTGATGGGCTCGCTGTTGCAGGAAGGCCTGCTCGTCGTGCTCGCGCTCGGGATCGTGTGGCTCGGCGTGGGGCGCGGGCTGCGACCGTTGAACCGGCTGTCCGCGAAGGTCGCCGCGCGTACCGACGCCGATCCGACGCCGCTCGACACCGGCGGCATGCCGAGCGAACTCGCGCCGCTCGTCGAGTCGATCAACCAGTACATCGGCCGCACGCAGCAGATGCAGGTCGCGCGGCGGCGCTTCTTCGCGGACGCGGCCCATCAGTTGAAGACGCCGCTCGCGGCCGTGCAGGCCGGCGTCGAACTGGCACTGCGGCCGGACGAGCAGCCGCGCGTGAACGTGCATCTGCGGCGCGTGAACGGCGCGGTGCGGCAGGCCGCGAAGATCGTCCAGCAACTGCTGTCGCTGTCGCGGCTCGATTCGGACAGCGGCCAGGCGGTCGCGCAGCAGCCGGTCGCGCTGCATCGGTTGGCGCGCAGCGTGACGCTCGACTGGTCGCCGGTGGCGCGGGCGCGCGACATCGATCTCGGCTTCGAGCACGAGGCCGACGTCGACGTACTCGGTCAGCCGGACCTGCTCGGCGAAATGATCGGCAACCTGATCGACAACGCGATCCGTTATTCCGGCGACCGTGCGGTGATCACGGTGCACGTGTCGCGCGACGGCGAGCATGCGCGGCTCGACGTGATCGACAACGGGCCGGGTATTCCGGTAGCCGAGCGCGACGCGGTGTTCGAGCGCTTCCATCGCGGCAGCAAGACGCAGACGGTCGAAGGCACGGGGCTCGGGCTGTCGATCGTGCGGGAGATCGCGCGCGTGCATCAGGGCAGCGTGACGCTGGCCGATGCGGCAGGCGGCGGGCTGGTCGTGACGGTCATGCTGCCGGCGGTTCGGGCGGCGCAGTAG
- a CDS encoding ABC transporter substrate-binding protein has translation MPFAPKQLVAALAIVLGAAAGAAVAQVPAGYPGNYQGVVDAAKKEGKLIVYSTTDTGLVRPLIKDFESLYGVKVEYNDMNSTELYNRYISENAASSTSADVLWSSAMDLQVKLVNDGLMASYDSPESAHVPQWAQYQKQAYGTTFEPLAIVYNKRLIPENEVPKTRADLIKLLTTQADKFKGKVTTYDIEKSGVGFNYLTQDAHVNEKVTWELVKAIGATGPKLQSSTGAMMERISSGENLIGYNIIGSYAYAKAKKDKSIGYVFPKDYTQVVSRLATISKKAKNPNAAKLWVDYLLSQRGQTLIANQANLYAIRADVTGETSAASLTKELGDSLKPIQIGTGLLVYLDQSKRLAFLRQWQQAIKR, from the coding sequence ATGCCGTTTGCACCGAAGCAGCTCGTCGCCGCGCTGGCGATCGTCCTGGGCGCCGCCGCCGGCGCCGCCGTCGCACAGGTTCCGGCCGGGTATCCGGGTAACTACCAAGGCGTCGTCGACGCCGCGAAGAAGGAAGGCAAGCTGATCGTCTACTCGACGACCGACACGGGCCTCGTGCGGCCGCTGATCAAGGACTTCGAAAGCCTGTACGGCGTGAAGGTCGAGTACAACGACATGAACAGCACCGAGCTGTACAACCGCTACATCAGCGAGAACGCGGCGAGCAGCACGAGTGCCGACGTGCTGTGGAGCTCGGCGATGGACCTGCAGGTCAAGCTCGTCAACGACGGCCTGATGGCATCGTACGATTCGCCCGAAAGCGCGCACGTGCCGCAATGGGCGCAATACCAGAAGCAGGCATACGGCACGACGTTCGAGCCGCTCGCGATCGTCTACAACAAGCGCCTGATTCCCGAGAACGAGGTGCCGAAGACGCGCGCCGACCTCATCAAGCTGCTCACCACGCAAGCCGACAAGTTCAAGGGCAAGGTCACGACCTACGACATCGAGAAGTCGGGTGTCGGCTTCAACTACCTGACGCAGGACGCGCACGTGAACGAGAAGGTCACGTGGGAGCTGGTGAAGGCGATCGGCGCGACCGGTCCGAAGCTGCAGTCGAGCACCGGCGCGATGATGGAGCGCATTTCGTCCGGCGAGAACCTGATCGGCTACAACATCATCGGCTCCTATGCGTACGCGAAGGCGAAGAAGGACAAGTCGATCGGCTACGTGTTTCCGAAGGACTACACACAAGTCGTGAGCCGCCTGGCCACGATCTCGAAGAAGGCGAAGAATCCGAACGCCGCGAAGCTTTGGGTCGACTACCTGCTGTCGCAGCGCGGCCAGACGCTGATCGCGAACCAGGCGAACCTGTACGCGATCCGCGCGGACGTGACGGGCGAAACGTCGGCCGCGAGTCTCACGAAGGAACTCGGCGATTCGCTGAAGCCGATCCAGATCGGCACCGGCCTGCTCGTCTATCTCGACCAGTCGAAGCGGCTTGCGTTCCTGAGGCAATGGCAGCAGGCGATCAAGCGCTGA
- a CDS encoding MOSC domain-containing protein, protein MPAISELFVYPIKSCAGIALSRAQLLETGLAYDRHWLITTPDGMMITQRTHPRLALIRTALEHDALVLNAPGMPEIRTPLDGDATPATPKMAATVWRDTVDAIDTGAETAAWLTEFLGTPLKLARFGAESRRGCNRKWTGDIDTHTQFADGFPLLVIGQSSLDDLNAKLVAKGAPTIPMNRFRPNIVVSNLDAYEEDFVEHLDVAGDTPVRLRLVKLCTRCPMPTIDQVTGAPNPEWPHEPTDTMQTYRAHPNYDDALTFGINAIVVEGAGAWLEVGQSLEAEIGFGD, encoded by the coding sequence ATGCCAGCCATCTCCGAACTCTTCGTTTATCCGATCAAATCCTGCGCCGGCATCGCGCTGTCGCGCGCGCAACTGCTCGAAACGGGCCTCGCGTACGATCGCCACTGGCTGATCACGACCCCGGACGGGATGATGATCACGCAGCGCACGCACCCGCGCCTCGCGCTGATCCGCACCGCGCTCGAGCACGATGCGCTCGTGCTGAACGCGCCGGGCATGCCCGAGATCCGCACGCCGCTCGACGGCGATGCGACACCCGCCACGCCGAAGATGGCCGCGACCGTCTGGCGCGACACCGTCGATGCGATCGACACGGGCGCCGAGACGGCCGCATGGCTGACCGAATTCCTCGGCACGCCGTTGAAGCTCGCACGCTTCGGCGCCGAGTCGCGTCGCGGCTGCAACCGCAAATGGACCGGCGACATCGACACGCACACGCAGTTCGCGGACGGCTTTCCGCTGCTCGTGATCGGCCAATCGTCGCTCGACGACCTGAATGCGAAGCTCGTCGCGAAAGGCGCGCCTACGATTCCGATGAACCGCTTCCGCCCGAACATCGTTGTGTCGAATCTCGATGCGTACGAAGAGGATTTCGTCGAGCATCTCGACGTAGCAGGCGATACGCCCGTGCGGCTGCGCCTCGTGAAGCTGTGCACGCGCTGCCCGATGCCGACGATCGACCAGGTCACCGGCGCGCCGAACCCCGAATGGCCGCACGAGCCGACCGACACGATGCAGACCTATCGTGCGCATCCGAACTACGACGACGCGCTGACGTTCGGCATCAACGCGATCGTCGTCGAAGGCGCGGGCGCATGGCTTGAGGTCGGGCAGTCGCTCGAAGCTGAGATCGGCTTCGGCGACTGA